The following coding sequences are from one Eucalyptus grandis isolate ANBG69807.140 chromosome 11, ASM1654582v1, whole genome shotgun sequence window:
- the LOC104424362 gene encoding PTI1-like tyrosine-protein kinase At3g15890 isoform X1 has product MRFWRYLCCISKFEEQPEISVSKNKDYPWQIYSLKELLHATNNFHNDNKIGEGGFGSVYWGRTSKGVEIAVKRLKAMSPKAEMEFAVEVEILGRVRHENLLGLRGFYAGGDERLIVYDYMPNHSLTTHLHGQLAEDCLLDWPRRMSIVLGSAEGLAYLHHEANPHIIHRDIKASNVLLDNQFQAKVADFGFAKLIPDGVSHLTTKVKGTLGYLAPEYAMWGKVSESCDVYSFGILLLEIISAKKPLEKLPGGVKRDIVQWVTPYVQKGAFDCIADPRLKGDYEPDELKLAVMIAKRCTDHSPDNRPSMIEVVQWLKGGLRRKKEVGHVVGKDKEEDGDEEEAENDTDYEGYGIDEYDDKRKAWKGAKVR; this is encoded by the exons ATGAGGTTCTGGAGATATTTATGTTGCATCTCGAAATTTGAAGAACAGCCCGAGATCAG CGTAAGCAAGAACAAGGACTATCCATGGCAAATCTACTCTCTCAAGGAGTTGCTGCACGCGACTAACAACTTCCACAATGACAACAAGATTGGGGAGGGCGGTTTCGGAAGCGTTTATTGGGGTCGAACAAGTAAAGGCGTAGAG ATTGCGGTGAAAAGACTCAAGGCGATGAGCCCGAAGGCCGAAATGGAATTTGCGGTGGAGGTAGAGATTCTTGGCAGGGTGAGGCACGAGAACCTTTTAGGGTTGAGGGGATTCTACGCCGGTGGCGATGAGAGGTTGATCGTCTATGATTACATGCCCAATCATAGCTTAACTACTCATCTCCATGGACAACTCGCCGAGGATTGCTTGCTCGATTGGCCGCGAAGAATGAGCATCGTGCTCGGATCAGCCGAGGGTTTAGC GTACTTGCATCATGAGGCCAACCCTCACATAATTCACCGAGACATAAAGGCGAGTAATGTCCTTTTGGACAACCAATTCCAAGCAAAAGTCGCGGATTTCGGTTTCGCTAAACTTATTCCGGACGGCGTTTCTCATTTGACGACGAAAGTGAAAGGAACGCTCGGCTATTTGGCTCCCGAGTATGCGATGTGGGGAAAAGTTTCGGAGAGCTGCGATGTCTACAGCTTCGGCATATTACTCCTCGAGATAATTAGTGCCAAGAAGCCACTGGAGAAGCTTCCCGGCGGAGTGAAGCGTGACATTGTGCAGTGGGTCACGCCGTACGTCCAAAAGGGTGCCTTCGATTGCATAGCCGACCCGAGACTGAAGGGGGATTATGAACCGGATGAGCTCAAGCTGGCGGTCATGATCGCGAAGAGATGCACAGATCATAGCCCCGATAACCGGCCGAGCATGATAGAGGTCGTGCAATGGCTCAAGGGAGGtctaaggaggaagaaagaggtCGGGCATGTCGTTGGCAAGGATAAAGAAGAGGATGGTGATGAGGAGGAGGCGGAAAATGATACGGACTACGAAGGGTATGGGATAGACGAATATGATGACAAGAGAAAAGCGTGGAAGGGAGCAAAGGTGAGATAA
- the LOC104424362 gene encoding PTI1-like tyrosine-protein kinase At3g15890 isoform X2, whose protein sequence is MTTRLGRAVSEAFIGVEQIAVKRLKAMSPKAEMEFAVEVEILGRVRHENLLGLRGFYAGGDERLIVYDYMPNHSLTTHLHGQLAEDCLLDWPRRMSIVLGSAEGLAYLHHEANPHIIHRDIKASNVLLDNQFQAKVADFGFAKLIPDGVSHLTTKVKGTLGYLAPEYAMWGKVSESCDVYSFGILLLEIISAKKPLEKLPGGVKRDIVQWVTPYVQKGAFDCIADPRLKGDYEPDELKLAVMIAKRCTDHSPDNRPSMIEVVQWLKGGLRRKKEVGHVVGKDKEEDGDEEEAENDTDYEGYGIDEYDDKRKAWKGAKVR, encoded by the exons ATGACAACAAGATTGGGGAGGGCGGTTTCGGAAGCGTTTATTGGGGTCGAACAA ATTGCGGTGAAAAGACTCAAGGCGATGAGCCCGAAGGCCGAAATGGAATTTGCGGTGGAGGTAGAGATTCTTGGCAGGGTGAGGCACGAGAACCTTTTAGGGTTGAGGGGATTCTACGCCGGTGGCGATGAGAGGTTGATCGTCTATGATTACATGCCCAATCATAGCTTAACTACTCATCTCCATGGACAACTCGCCGAGGATTGCTTGCTCGATTGGCCGCGAAGAATGAGCATCGTGCTCGGATCAGCCGAGGGTTTAGC GTACTTGCATCATGAGGCCAACCCTCACATAATTCACCGAGACATAAAGGCGAGTAATGTCCTTTTGGACAACCAATTCCAAGCAAAAGTCGCGGATTTCGGTTTCGCTAAACTTATTCCGGACGGCGTTTCTCATTTGACGACGAAAGTGAAAGGAACGCTCGGCTATTTGGCTCCCGAGTATGCGATGTGGGGAAAAGTTTCGGAGAGCTGCGATGTCTACAGCTTCGGCATATTACTCCTCGAGATAATTAGTGCCAAGAAGCCACTGGAGAAGCTTCCCGGCGGAGTGAAGCGTGACATTGTGCAGTGGGTCACGCCGTACGTCCAAAAGGGTGCCTTCGATTGCATAGCCGACCCGAGACTGAAGGGGGATTATGAACCGGATGAGCTCAAGCTGGCGGTCATGATCGCGAAGAGATGCACAGATCATAGCCCCGATAACCGGCCGAGCATGATAGAGGTCGTGCAATGGCTCAAGGGAGGtctaaggaggaagaaagaggtCGGGCATGTCGTTGGCAAGGATAAAGAAGAGGATGGTGATGAGGAGGAGGCGGAAAATGATACGGACTACGAAGGGTATGGGATAGACGAATATGATGACAAGAGAAAAGCGTGGAAGGGAGCAAAGGTGAGATAA
- the LOC104426950 gene encoding LOW QUALITY PROTEIN: uncharacterized protein LOC104426950 (The sequence of the model RefSeq protein was modified relative to this genomic sequence to represent the inferred CDS: inserted 3 bases in 2 codons) has product MCVGDTKMADNKGAGDTPKKPQQPPPPPPPQISASPTEETTPTDPRPPPPPSPAVVVTGATPFISAPFFDQHHSQFEAVSGTNPKRPRFGVGQWKLLTSPPESSPSPTTHPNPNPQAHATTASSSDTASSPTQSPITSVPTTTSSQETSKLEGGGDQQQFQTHHQFRKGKYVSPVWKPNEMLWLARAWRVQYQGGGGGGSSSDSRIDQNPAAGGGDAAAAAPGRGKTRAEKDREVAEFLNRHGVNRDAKTAGTKWDNMLGEFRKVYEWERGGEREQVGKSYFRLSPYERKVYRLPASFDEEVFEELAQFMGPRMRTTGQSRVSPVFADDSGGIVRALPPPPPPYRDDDPSLLTARTKQLVMSSGVEASSYYVSRGGGGGGGGGGGGLFLGFEPSPLDVGSGPSASSTLREMRRIGKIRMTWEESVSLWAEEGEHHRGRVRLQGSSFLNADELTFFDDSMVACTMEAFEDGALRGFSVDRFIPGQQVKVFGRRKSSSSSVSASSTASGFQERVQLPLPEPSLRTIPPWELQDPTEYYIGCLRVPPTTLPTLFELSWYLQEPPPEELRLPLRRDVYRDLPPGKELFFTTSHELLDSRSFTMDILSSIIRTNPSLTSSTATSRDSYIGLWDDCLNRIVSKFCSVEMVMIRKPSVATAEVALQDQWPNLTGFVRNFCLWRGEETDQVREGQLDPSSSIIEKLMWTYMDLPYILGYFAVGHTVTFCALSRSQDARVVRTDLYKLDLSSQADRLKALVPCYRVAGLLSLLADRCFDNMNANVVNYKNSIFPYSDFERINLGNGNVVEMTPNMVTRFFSSKRKWIAVKEIYDFLDHRVPHAEFICRSSEKDLALVFKPRGCKSKPANCEQLVEALMYVTKALVALHDLSFMHRHLSWDKVMRRSDGEGEWFICGFDDATGAPRXKPARRQRRSGRGGEARGPHAPEMVGRGLHGVKVDVWGXGYLVKTCGLTSSGLPKMLRDLQSRCLDPNPEHRPTAADCYHHLLQLQSSLSAAGGGGTGGGY; this is encoded by the exons ATGTGCGTGGGAGACACAAAAATGGCTGACAACAAGGGAGCTGGAGACACCCCCAAGAAGCCCCAGCaaccacctccacctccacctccacaaaTCTCCGCTTCTCCCACCGAAGAGACCACCCCCACCGATCCCCGCCCTCCACCACCGCCGTCTCCGGCGGTGGTCGTCACCGGAGCGACGCCCTTCATCTCGGCCCCTTTCTTCGATCAGCACCACTCTCAATTCGAGGCGGTGAGTGGGACTAACCCCAAAAGGCCAAGATTTGGCGTCGGTCAATGGAAGCTCCTGACGTCTCCCCCCGAGTCGAGCCCTTCCCCGACTACCCACCCGAACCCCAATCCCCAAGCCCACGCCACCACCGCCTCGTCGTCCGACACGGCGTCGTCGCCTACTCAGTCCCCAATAACATCTGTCCCCACCACCACCTCAAGCCAAGAAACGAGCAAGCTGGAAGGTGGAGGAGACCAGCAGCAATTCCAAACCCACCACCAATTCAGGAAGGGCAAGTACGTGAGCCCCGTTTGGAAGCCCAACGAGATGCTGTGGCTCGCTAGGGCTTGGCGGGTCCAGTACcaaggaggtggaggtggcggGTCATCGTCGGATTCAAGAATAGATCAGAACCCAGCAGCCGGCGGAGGAgatgcggcggcggcggcgccggggAGGGGGAAGACGAGGGCGGAGAAGGACAGGGAAGTGGCGGAGTTCTTGAACCGACACGGGGTAAACCGGGACGCAAAGACGGCGGGGACCAAATGGGACAACATGCTGGGGGAGTTCAGGAAGGTGTACGAGTGGGAGAGAGGCGGCGAGAGAGAGCAGGTCGGGAAGAGCTATTTCCGGCTGTCTCCTTACGAGAGGAAGGTGTACCGATTGCCGGCTTCGTTCGATGAGGAGGTGTTCGAGGAGCTCGCGCAGTTCATGGGACCCAGGATGAGGACGACGGGACAAAGCAGAGTCTCGCCCGTCTTCGCTGATGACAGCGGTGGCATCGTTAGGgctcttcctcctccgcctcctccttaTAGGGACGATGATCCTTCTCTACTCACTG CTAGGACAAAACAGCTGGTCATGAGCAGCGGAGTCGAGGCTTCATCCTATTATGTAagtagaggaggaggaggaggaggaggaggaggaggaggaggcctgTTCCTAGGGTTCGAGCCGTCGCCGCTCGACGTCGGGTCGGGCCCCTCGGCTTCCTCGACCTTGAGGGAGATGCGCCGCATCGGGAAGATAAGGATGACGTGGGAGGAGTCTGTAAGCCTGTGGGCCGAGGAAGGCGAGCACCACCGTGGGAGGGTGAGGCTCCAAGGGTCGAGCTTCTTGAACGCCGATGAATTGACCTTCTTCGACGACTCCATGGTTGCTTGCACGATGGAGGCCTTTGAAGACGGAGCTCTCAGGGGGTTCTCCGTGGACAGATTCATCCCTGGGCAGCAAGTCAAAGTCTTTGGCAGGAGGAagtcctcttcttcttcagtttctgCATCTTCCACAGCTTCTG GTTTCCAAGAGAGAGTTCAGCTTCCACTGCCAGAACCCTCTTTAAGAA CTATTCCTCCATGGGAACTTCAAGACCCAACCGAGTACTACATCGGTTGCTTGCGAGTCCCACCGACGACACTCCCGACATTGTTCGAGCTCTCATGGTACCTTCAAGAACCGCCGCCTGAGGAGCTTCGCTTGCCGCTACGGAGAGATGTCTACAGAGACTTGCCACCAGGCAAAGAGCTCTTCTTCACCACCTCCCACGAGCTCCTAGACTCTAGATCCTTCACAATGGACATCTTGAGCTCCATCATCCGGACCAACCCTAGCCTCACCTCGTCCACTGCCACGTCCCGAGACTCCTATATCGGGCTATGGGACGATTGCCTCAATCGGATCGTGTCAAAGTTCTGCTCCGTCGAGATGGTCATGATCCGAAAGCCCTCAGTGGCTACGGCCGAGGTGGCGCTACAAGATCAGTGGCCGAACTTGACAGGTTTCGTAAGGAACTTCTGCTTGTGGAGGGGAGAGGAGACAGATCAGGTCCGAGAGGGTCAATTAGATCCATCCTCGTCGATCATAGAGAAGCTGATGTGGACATACATGGATCTTCCTTACATCTTAGGCTACTTCGCAGTCGGCCACACGGTGACATTCTGCGCACTGAGCCGGTCTCAGGATGCCCGCGTTGTCCGGACTGATCTATACAAACTCGATCTGTCGTCACAAGCGGACCGTCTCAAGGCCTTGGTCCCGTGCTATAGGGTGGCCGGTCTACTGTCCCTTTTGGCCGATCGGTGCTTCGACAACATGAATGCCAACGTCGTGAATTACAAGAACAGCATTTTCCCATACAGCGATTTTGAGAGGATTAATTTGGGGAACGGAAACGTCGTGGAAATGACGCCAAACATGGTGACGAGATTCTTCTccagcaaaagaaaatggattgCAGTGAAGGAAATATACGACTTCCTGGATCACAGGGTTCCGCATGCGGAGTTCATTTGCCGCTCGTCGGAGAAAGATTTGGCGCTGGTGTTCAAGCCAAGAGGGTGCAAATCGAAGCCCGCTAACTGCGAGCAGCTGGTGGAGGCTCTCATGTACGTGACCAAAGCGCTGGTGGCGCTGCATGACTTGTCCTTCATGCACAGGCACTTGAGCTGGGACAAGGTCATGCGGAGGAGCGACGGCGAGGGCGAGTGGTTCATCTGCGGGTTCGACGACGCGACGGGCGCTCCCAG TAAACCCGcacggcggcagcggcggagcGGGCGGGGAGGCGAGGCGCGCGGGCCCCACGCGCCGGAGATGGTGGGGAGGGGGCTCCATGGGGTGAAGGTGGACGTCTGGG TTGGCTATCTGGTTAAGACCTGCGGGTTGACCTCGAGCGGCCTCCCGAAGATGCTGAGGGACCTGCAAAGCAGGTGCCTGGACCCCAACCCGGAACACCGGCCGACAGCGGCCGACTGCTACCACCACCTCCTGCAGCTCCAGTCGTCCCTGTccgcggcgggcggcggcggaacCGGTGGTGGGTACTGA